In a genomic window of Quercus lobata isolate SW786 chromosome 4, ValleyOak3.0 Primary Assembly, whole genome shotgun sequence:
- the LOC115984185 gene encoding WAT1-related protein At5g07050-like translates to MELKMKEQEESARVGSECRKRERLIDVLTPYILCIITNFFVAGLIIVVKVSLEKGFSRYVLVPYGQAFGALTTGVLALLYERDNHNKISIPILRNIFFLGLLGAVLATTLYYAGLKYTSSTFTAATGNLLPSITFVLAILCRMEKLDISQRGAQAKIVGTVVAFAGATLMTLYKGIIVVSPLHTQHSHQTFTSKASLDKNWLKGSFMLVISILSYSAFYILQAKTIKEYPSPLALTALTCLSGTLLSTIMAAIFDHKLSSWRLSWNITLLAPIYSGVAIYGISYYLQTLVSQRKGPVFMTAFRPLSTLLTAIMGLLILREALHLGSILGAMLIILGLYMTLWGNESERKKKHTERGRYGQTIEIKLENCNER, encoded by the exons ATGGAGTTAAAGATGAAAGAACAGGAAGAGAGTGCAAGAGTTGGAAGTGAAtgcagaaaaagagagagattaattGATGTATTGACACCATATATTCTCTGCATAATTACCAATTTCTTCGTCGCTGGATTGATCATAGTCGTCAAGGTCTCTTTAGAGAAAGGCTTCAGTCGATATGTGCTAGTGCCCTATGGACAAGCTTTTGGTGCTCTAACTACTGGTGTTCTTGCACTTCTCTATGAAAG GGATAATCACAACAAAATTAGCATTCCAATCTTGCGCAATATCTTTTTCCTGGGTTTACTAGG AGCAGTGTTAGCCACGACACTGTACTATGCCGGACTCAAATACACATCATCAACTTTTACAGCCGCTACAGGCAACTTACTTCCATCGATTACCTTTGTCTTAGCAATCTTGTGCAG GATGGAGAAATTAGACATTTCTCAACGTGGTGCGCAAGCAAAGATAGTCGGAACAGTTGTTGCATTTGCTGGTGCTACACTAATGACCCTATACAAGGGTATCATTGTGGTTTCACCACTACATACCCAACACTCGCATCAAACCTTCACTTCAAAAGCATCCTTGGACAAAAATTGGCTAAAGGGATCCTTCATGCTTGTCATTTCAATCCTTTCTTACTCAGCATTCTACATCTTACAG GCTAAAACAATAAAGGAGTACCCATCACCTTTAGCTCTTACAGCATTGACATGCTTATCAGGCACGTTACTCTCAACAATCATGGCAGCAATTTTTGATCATAAACTTTCCTCTTGGAGGTTGTCATGGAACATCACTCTTCTTGCCCCCATTTATAGT GGAGTTGCAATATATGGAATTTCGTATTATCTTCAAACATTGGTTTCACAAAGAAAAGGTCCAGTTTTCATGACAGCATTTAGACCATTGAGTACTCTACTTACAGCTATTATGGGACTACTAATTTTAAGAGAGGCATTGCACTTGGGAAG TATCTTAGGTGCTATGTTGATCATTCTTGGTTTGTACATGACTCTATGGGGAAATgaaagtgagagaaagaagaaacacACTGAACGTGGAAGGTATGGGCAAACTATTGAGATCAAATTAGAAAATTGTAATGAACGTTGA
- the LOC115985583 gene encoding uncharacterized protein LOC115985583: MDAISRALRKAARSPFSDEIERAPMLSRFIGPPFNSYDGKTDPVEHVFPSSLGSTALRWFNGLRKGSIRSFAELIQEFGNRFMTCSRVPQPVDALLSIKMRVGETLRSYASRYWELYNEISGGNKKIAASTFRMGLPEDSELRESLTKRPPEDMRQLMRRIEEYKRLEDDRLQNKGKAPLLGRSR, from the exons ATGGACGCCATAAGCCGAGCCTTACGAAAGGCTGCTCGGTCACCATTCTCagatgaaattgaacgggcccctatgcTGAGTAGATTTATAGGACCGCCATTCAATTCCTACGACGGGAAGACggaccctgtggagcat gtattccccTCCAGTCTCGGCTCCACGGccctgagatggttcaatgggttacgAAAAGGCTCCATTCGTAGCtttgccgagctgattcaagagttcGGCAATAGATTCATGACATGCAGCCGAGTGCCGCAGCCAGTGGATGCGCTACTTTCCATAAAGATGAGGGTCGgtgaaacccttcggagttacgCCAGCCGgtactgggaactctacaacgagatcAGTGGAGGAAATAAGAAGATAGCGGCAAGCACCTTTAGGATGGGGCTCCCCGAagattctgaattacgggagtcatTGACGAAAAGACCTCctgaggatatgaggcaacttatGAGGCGCATTGAGGAGTATAAACGCCTGGAAGATGATCGGCTACAAAATAAGGGGAAAGCCCCATTACTCGGGAGATCTCGGTAG